The Lepidochelys kempii isolate rLepKem1 chromosome 5, rLepKem1.hap2, whole genome shotgun sequence genome window below encodes:
- the SPATA9 gene encoding spermatogenesis-associated protein 9, translating into MPIKPIGWICGQVLKRFSGQVYLIQRAVVEIIDEIKDEFPTIIGLQQSNQEIVPILQASRSVVASAFSSSPGVRVINGLNRISTSSKSVAKVLQPQLVQHFAELNTMSHRLLKNVNTPKQPLYKNQGRTFSLFDVISYPAKTALTSIMCASYAALIYVAVSINTVLGKIKNIVEEEKASRENTKNKEEKDVFTKYEDLASYTVPSPEKQVFSEFPVDSTKSSIHILHSALDQDTVLSSGN; encoded by the exons ATGCCCATCAAACCAATCGGGTGGATATGTGGGCAGGTGTTAAAGAGATTTTCTGGACAAG TTTACCTAATTCAGAGAGCAGTTGTGGAAATTATAGATGAGATTAAGGATGAATTTCCAACCATAATTGGATTGCAACAGTCAAACCAG GAAATTGTTCCCATTCTACAAGCATCCAGATCAGTTGTGGCAAGTGCATTCTCTTCATCTCCTGGAGTAAGAGTTATTAATGGGCTAAACAGAATATCAACATCTTCAAAATCTGTTGCCAAAGTCTTGCAGCCACAACTTGTTCAACATTTTGCAGAGTTAAATACTATGTCTCATCGTCTTCTGAAAAATGTAAACACACCAAAGCAGCCTCTCTATAAAAATCAG GGTAGAACATTTTCCCTGTTCGATGTGATCTCCTATCCAGCAAAGACTGCTCTCACCAGCATAATGTGTGCTTCCTATGCAGCACTAATTTATGTG GCAGTCTCTATTAACACAGTATTAGGGAAAATAAAAAACATTGTTGAAGAAGAAAAGGCCTCAAGAGAAAACACTAAGAATAAGGAAGAAAAAGATGTATTCACCAAATATGAAGATTTAGCAAGTTACACTGTGCCCTCTCCAGAGAAGCAAGTCTTTTCTGAATTTCCTGTTGATTCAACTAAGAGCAGCATTCACATCCTACATTCTGCACTGGATCAAGATACAGTACTTAGTAGTGGTAACTGA
- the RFESD gene encoding Rieske domain-containing protein has product MDLHSSVETPDKVKADAPVYAGKEEDIKQSQRITASVHDREVVVFYHEGKFYAMDRYCYHAGGPLHLGEIEDVNGQPCIICPWHKYKITLATGEGLDQAVNPTEPSATPKWRSKGIKQRTHKVTVDNGSVYVTPSDLSISCDSDYYADKYKKTGSSDMKK; this is encoded by the exons ATGGATTTGCACAGCTCAGTTGAAACACCTGATAAAGTGAAGGCTGATGCTCCTGTATATGCTGGTAAGGAAGAAGACATAAAACAGTCCCAAAGAATAACAGCTAGTGTCCATGACAGAGAAGTTGTCGTTTTCTACCATGAAGGGAAATTTTATGCCATGGACCGTTACTGTTACC ATGCAGGAGGTCCTTTACATCTTGGAGAGATAGAG GATGTCAATGGACAGCCCTGCATTATTTGCCCTTGGCATAAGTATAAAATTACTTTGGCAACAGGAGAAGGATTAGATCAAGCCGTAAACCCTACAGAACCATCAGCAACACCAAAATGGCGATCAAAAGGAATAAAGCAAAGAACTCACAAGGTTACTGTAGACAATGGAAGTGTTTATGTGACTCCTTCTGACTTATCTATCAGCTGTGACTCTGATTACTATGCTGATAAGTACAAAAAGACTGGAAGTTCTGATATGAAAAAATAA